A single Corticium candelabrum chromosome 12, ooCorCand1.1, whole genome shotgun sequence DNA region contains:
- the LOC134188009 gene encoding isochorismatase domain-containing protein 1-like, whose product MAAVRLGRIAIGNSVFFLCDMQEKFRPMIRYFPEIITVAQRMVQAANILEIPIIATEQYPKGLGSTVSEIDVSTAAVFPKTKFSMVIPEVEDFLTRMKHIQSVVLFGIECHVCVQQTALDLLSKGLDVHVVADGVSSRSLTDRMFALDRMRQCGVFISTSESVLFELLGDSKAGKFKEVQALIKTSAPDSGLLSKV is encoded by the exons ATGGCTGCCGTTCGTTTGGGTCGGATCGCAATTGGGAACTCGGTCTTTTTCCTTTGCGACATGCAGGAAAAGTTTAGACCGATGATAAGATACTTTCCCGAAATAATCACAGTCGCTCAGCGGATG GTTCAAGCTGCCAACATATTGGAAATACCGATCATTGCAACAGAACAG TACCCAAAAG GTCTTGGTAGTACTGTGAGTGAGATCGATGTCAGCACAGCTGCGGTTTTTCCAAAGACGAAGTTTTCCATGGTGATTCCTGAAGTCGAAGACTTTCTGACTCGTATGAAACACATTCAGTCTGTTGTCCTATTTGGAATTGAG tgtCATGTCTGTGTGCAACAGACTGCATTAGATCTTCTCTCTAAGGGGTTAGATGTTCACGTCGTTGCAGATGGAGTGTCATCTCGAagcttgacagacagaatgttTGCTTTGGAT AGGATGCGACAGTGTGGTGTCTTCATTAGTACGAGCGAGTCAGTTCTGTTTGAGCTGCTGGGCGACTCGAAGGCTGGCAAGTTTAAGGAAGTTCAAGCTTTGATTAAGACTTCAGCTCCAGACTCTGGTCTTCTTTCCAAAGTCTAA
- the LOC134188008 gene encoding talin rod domain-containing protein 1-like, whose product MISMADTVKMPADIARECEESVEYVQLVADVLLLHDDVEPTAVEPVTSASDSYVKCRDTIVARTKGLAILVRDLTVQLRGAKLSDVSRTLRSTAEAVIALTEAATHAAYTIGVADPRSKPYQPGLVDRYRFSRARFGITSACRKFHKDYGSLTEQQIVQVSSQIAANLTVLTESSRMAADIAPDPMSQDQFRQCAKSISGTTAALLSAIKCYAKSRQEKDREKCIIFTKPLLETINAMMAFGSLPEYSGVAARMSEQGREAQCAILGGAMAVVSSSIRLFTSTASLIENHEDPVQWQKMMQCCKAISDSTKLLSGALRENSITGSQRAPFFAVNSQE is encoded by the exons ATGATTTCGATGGCCGATACAGTCAAGATGCCTGCAGATATCGCTCGAGAATGCGAGGAGTCCGTGGAATACGTGCAGCTCGTTGCAGACGTTCTGCTCCTCCACGACGACGTCGAACCGACGGCTGTCGAGCCAGTTACGAGCGCCAGCGACTCCTACGTAAAGTGCAGGGACACCATCGTCGCGAGGACGAAGGGATTGGCGATATTAGTGAGGGACTTGACGGTGCAATTGCGCGGGGCGAAGCTGTCGGATGTCTCGCGCACGCTAAGGAGTACGGCGGAGGCAGTCATTGCTCTGACAGAGGCAGCGACGCATGCCGCGTACACTATCGGAGTCGCGGATCCACGGAGTAAGCCCTATCAGCCGGGACTTGTAGACAGATATCGCTTTTCTCGCGCTAG GTTTGGTATCACGAGTGCATGCCGGAAATTTCACAAAGACTACGGGTCATTGACCGAGCAGCAGATCGTACAAGTTTCGAGCCAGATTGCAGCCAACCTAACTGTCCTCACAGAATCAAGTCGAATGGCAGCCGACATTGCTCCTGATCCGATGTCTCAGGATCAATTCCGTCAATGTGCCAAGAGCATCAGCGGTACCACGGCGGCCTTGCTGTCTGCCATCAAATGCTACGCCAAGTCTCGTCAGGAGAAAGACCGCGAGAAGTGTATTATTTTCACGAAACCTCTTCTGGAGACCATCAATGCGATGATGGCATTCGGATCTCTACCTGAATACTCGGGTGTTGCCGCGAGAATGAGCGAACAGGGAAGGGAAGCTCAGTGTGCAATACTCGGCGGTGCGATGGCCGTCGTGTCTTCCTCTATTCGGCTTTTCACTTCTACAGCATCGCTCATTGAGAATCACGAAGATCCGGTTCAGTGGCAGAAGATGATGCAATGCTGTAAGGCGATTTCGGACTCGACGAAACTGCTTTCAGGTGCTCTGAGAGAAAACAGCATTACTGGGTCTCAGAGAGCACCATTTTTTGCAGTGAACAGTCAAGAGTAA